ATTAGCATAAGAAGCCATGATGCCTTGAACACCTTCAACCTTTTATAGGAAGTAAATTAACTAGTCTTAGAAGAAAGTGTGCAGCTTTCCAGGTGAAGGATTATGGTGAACACAACAAACGTGCCTTCTCTTACCTCATAGGCATTTGTACCGTTCAAGTTAAAGCAATGGGATACAGTGCCACCATATCTCCCTCCAAAGCCCCAAGCTGGAAATCTCCTATCAGAATCATAAAATTGTATGACCTCCCCAGCCTCTATTATAGCCTGTTAATGATATCATTATAAAATTTCCCCCATTCTAGAGAATTCAAACAGTGTAAATACCAATACTATCTCATGGAGAACATTTCTACTCTAAATAGAAATGCATTATTAAGAGCTACCCCAGACTTACTTTCTGGTAAGAATTCAATCGTCCTGAAGGATCAATGTAGTGCAAGGAATCTTGATTTCGAGGAGTCCCATTTGAAACTGGACAAGTCAAATATGTAAATTTGTACCAGAACATAAGATCAGAAATAGCGAAAACAAAAATCCCTAGAACAAGCATATCAAAGAGCACAAAATTTATTTACCTGTAAAGTCAACGGCAACCATAAAATTTAGCTCAAATCCACTAGAAATGTAGTCAAGGAAACTGAATTGCTCTTTCCCAATAAATTGATCTACAAAGAGCTGGCCCTTGAGAACCTGTAAGCCAAAGGTATGTTTAACATCTacatatttttggtaaaaatattgaTGCCAAGCATGGTGATCACCTTTTCCTGACCACGATGAGTTGGGAAAACCAGATTTGCACCACTTCTTTCTTTGTGAAGTTTTTCCAACTCAGAAACTGATTTATGAAGTTGGCTgattaagttaataaataagTCCAAAGTCAGCCAGGCAACAACAATTTTAACTGGTAAAAGCAACGGTGAATAAGACCAACAAGTGCAGAggccaaaatattaaaaaagttacCCAATAAGTACATGATTGCCATTACTGTTGAAATTGAAACACTCGATAAGTAATGGGTTATCCTGTAATCAACATAGAACATAGAATCATAACTATGGTTCCCAAAATCTTATAAACTTTTAAGATGTTATCGCAGGAGCCTTAAAGAAATTGTAATCTTGCCTTGCTTCCAAACTGTTGCATGCTTAGATATAACGGTCTCCAAACTGGATTTAAATTGTTGTTTATCACCTCTGTCTTACATATTGGTACATATTTTCCACTTTCAGTTAGTCTTGATATTCTCAAGAAAGGATCCTATAACCAATAAGAGTATGGAAGTTAGAAAACATAGATGCACATGCACAACCAAATTGGTTGCATCAGAGTACATACACTTTTAGAAAACATGTCCTTGTTGCCTAACTGAGAACAACGCAATTTCATCTCCACAGCCATTCTGGATAAACAAGATTCTTCAGCATGGACAGTCAGTGTCCCAAAGTTTTTGGAACCTCCTAGACCGTTTTTTCCATGGAGATTGAGAGTTAAAGATCGATTTCTTTTGGTCACTATCTGCCAAGCAAAAAGTGAAGAACACATGTTACCAGTAAGAAAGATTTAACAAATCATTCTAAAAGGTTCTCTAAGCCACATCTTCCGGAAAACTAGCAGTGACAAGCAAATTCTATTTACAACAGGAGGGAAATGCAATGTTTTTTAGTAGCCATGATGAAAATACTGAGCAGGTTTTTCAATAACTTAACTTGAAAGACAGTAGATGCAGATGTAATAATTCTAAACAGTACTTCCCTAGTTCATAATaaagaattatatattaaaatccaAGAAATGGATATAAGACAACTCACCTCAGACAGAACACAAGTGGCTTCTCCCAAAAAATCCTGCTCATTCAGCTTTAGTGCCTACAAATCAACACAATAGAAGTTGAATAACATAGTTCAGCCAATACTTTCAGCACATTCCTCACCAAACTTGGGAACACTGCTCTAAGGAACCATAAAAGCAGACAGATAATGACATTAATCTGAAATATTTATCCTTTATGAGatttctttcaaagttttcctCCCTGATTCAATCCTGACCTTTCTGTTTTCTCTGAGAATCCATGTTGAGtgaataaatgtttaattaatttaaattgcaGACCTATTTCTATGATCATCCATTCCATTTATACAATATTTGAATTCCCATTTAGCGCAATCAGCACAAAAATTCTATAATGGGAATTCAACTATTATTCAACCAAAATAATGCTAGATTCTATACAGTATCACTTCAATTAGTGTCAAAAAAAGCATTGGTACTTGTCATACTATAAATTCCACAtgccaaaagaaaagaaaaacaacaacaacaaattttcaaaaccaaagaatttttatgaaacaacTGTCCTTTCACAAGTTGGAAACTTTTGGTCCAGtagtaaaatttgtaaaagcccagtaataaaatttgtaaaacacTTCCTACATTTAAGCTATGATGCTgcgactcttcatttttcttgaaattcccGTGTCCGGCTAGATATGGGGTAtgaccctccaaatacatgggAGGCTTAGAAAAAAGTGAGCATGCCTATGTCAGacacatacccatatctaccAAATTCATGCCTGAGTTTGAGTAACATAGCATCTCAGCCTCAAACTCATTGGCAATTATTGTTTTATGATGGTCTATTATTTAGGCTCCTCAAGTATTAGGTGTTTTatgaatcaaattataaaattcattcaaaggAGTTTCATTTAACAAATATAAGGAGGAGGTTATCTAGCACAATGAAAACTTGAAACATTATGATTGGTAAAGAAGCCATAGTAATCTGACATTGTCTACTGATATCTCTGCAGAACTTGTCAATGTTACATTAAATTTGGACTTGAAACAACAaagacttgaaaaaaaaaaaggacttttgacataCCTTCACAGACATGTTGTAGTACTTGGTATCCACATCATATACATGAAAACTGGAGCAGGAGGAAAGAGAGGAACATGAGTCTCAAAATCCACATACAGAGACACACAAAACTACGatatatcttttgtttttttcttttttttttttttttggaggggGGATGGAGAACTCTGAAAGATGGATACTCTTAAGAAAACATGTGAAGCTTACACCAAATTTTGAACAATCTCAAACTGATAAGAAACATTAATCTTCTCAATCCAAGTAGGATTCAAACAGTTGAGTATGACTTCAGTACGACCAAGCTCCTCTAGTGTGCCATCCATTTTCTTTACATACAGAACTGCCATAGGATCACTCTACAAGAAAACAAGAGCATTGCAATTATGAAAGTCAACTTTTACTACGTGAAGCAAATCTTACTTGCAATGAAGGACCTGAATTTTCAGGTACTTCCTATGATGCACAACATGTTGTATGCCTCTTATTTTCAGACGTTGAACATCAATGAGGTACGTAGTTCATGTCATAAGTTTCTAATATTTTTCACTAGGAAATAATAAAGGCACTGGCCACaaaatgaaggaagatgtaTCAAGAATCTTACCTTTGATAAGATGTCAAGATTGCGCAAGTTTGATGCTGACAGAGATAACTGCAATGCacatttgaaaaacataaaaacaccATAAGTGGCAGCGTTTTCGCATTATAACATTAATATGAACTATCCACTGCATCCAAAATTCTAATTggatataataatttattctacTATCCCAACAGCATCCATGAATCGTGTCCATGCAACATTACGATGCTTGGAAACAACTAATCACCCTTCATTAGGAAAACCGTTGGCTCATGATAGAGAACATAAAGCGCCAACATATACTCTTAGAGGAACATgacaattttaatattcaatcaTATTGAGCATGACGACAATCTCcccaaataatttatataccaTTTTAAGTGCGTCTGGCCATGACAGTGACAGACCGTCACCAGAATAATACTTGGTTTCTAAGCATGAGATATGAATAGTTGATAGCttgatgcataaattataataatcagTATGTATTATTCCAGTAAAGAACGGTGAAATGTGCTATTGCTAAGAAGGGTCCAAATGGTTGTCCCCTGGTAGGCCCAGGCTAATAAAACATTCACATCAGCGAATGTGGTCCTATGTGCCccagcaaaataaaaaataatactgtCATCCAGGGAATATCAACAAGGGTAATAAAAACCATGTATAATGCCAAGCCCTTGCATATGATCAAACATTTATTTGATCAAGAATAAACCAATGATTAGGAACCTGTGTTTCCTGACTATTTGTACAAGAATCTAGAAAAGAGAATCTTGCACTGTTTCAACCAGGAAAACAATGATCAGGCCTTAAGTTCTAAAGTGGGTCGGTATAATTTAAAGCAGAAAGCCTAAACTTGCTGAGTAAATTGAAAAAACCAATGATACACATCAATTAATCCATAAGAGATTAAGTCAAAAACATCTACTTTGCATGATGATTGATGCAGAGAAACAGTAAAAGATTTAGGGTTAACACAATAAGAACTACCACGAGCCCTAGAACCGCTGAAGATTGAACAGTAAacaatagaaaaagaaacaattcCAAGCAGTGGaaacattcattcaaaagaTCTCTTTAAATTTATGCTACTccgactcttttttttttaaatgtacaTGTCCTGTAAATATGATCCTttaaaaatcatccaaatatattaaaaaatctgATTATACTTGTGTTGAGCATGTAATTATATCCCACGTTTGCAGTCAAgcctaaataatataaacacaCTAAGAATCAAATAAACCTCGTTAATCAATCCAACATAGgcaaacacacacacaaactAATGCGGTAATGCCACGGTAAAATCAATGTCAAATCTCAAAACTCCTTCTTAGTTTAGTGTAAACAAAGATGATTCCATTCTGATGCAAAACCCTTATAAAAAATTGTGAACccaacaattttaattataaacaaaaatatagataaaaagTTATAGTACCTCAATTGGAGTAAAAAGGGGGGATTGATCTCTAACTCTAAAAAAGTGATCAATGGCTTCGTTATATCCTGCGTCATTATTCATAGTGGGCCTACCATGAACCCCACCTATAGCTTGCTTGCCCCCTTTCAAGTCACCAGAAACGCAGCCTCCCATGTCCTTTtcaaattaaaaccctaattatttaAACCTGATTCTTGAtgttcaaattttggtttttgctTCCTAGTGCTTTCGAGGAAATAGAGCCTTCTTACTAAAACAACAAAAGGGAATTGGTGGGGTTTAGGTTGCAGTGAAAAAGTTTGTGTAGTAGacccaaaagaaaaaacagaaaattttgtCGTTTCAAATGTCGTACGATCGAGGAATAAtcaatattaacaaaaaaaagagtcaactggtaaaaaaaatacaagaaattgTTCAAAGAAATACGATGAGTCAATCAAGGGaatctttacaaaatttaatgtattttttttaattaacaagCAAAATGAAAGAGATTTTTCTGGAGAAAACCAATTTATGGtcgaaaataataaa
The nucleotide sequence above comes from Gossypium raimondii isolate GPD5lz chromosome 13, ASM2569854v1, whole genome shotgun sequence. Encoded proteins:
- the LOC105782404 gene encoding protein BONZAI 3 isoform X2; the protein is MGGCVSGDLKGGKQAIGGVHGRPTMNNDAGYNEAIDHFFRVRDQSPLFTPIELSLSASNLRNLDILSKSDPMAVLYVKKMDGTLEELGRTEVILNCLNPTWIEKINVSYQFEIVQNLVFHVYDVDTKYYNMSVKALKLNEQDFLGEATCVLSEIVTKRNRSLTLNLHGKNGLGGSKNFGTLTVHAEESCLSRMAVEMKLRCSQLGNKDMFSKSDPFLRISRLTESGKYVPICKTEVINNNLNPVWRPLYLSMQQFGSKDNPLLIECFNFNSNGNHVLIGQLHKSVSELEKLHKERSGANLVFPTHRGQEKVLKGQLFVDQFIGKEQFSFLDYISSGFELNFMVAVDFTVSNGTPRNQDSLHYIDPSGRLNSYQKAIIEAGEVIQFYDSDRRFPAWGFGGRYGGTVSHCFNLNGTNAYEVEGVQGIMASYANALHTVTLAGPTLFGPVINTAAQLASQATSNDITKYFVLLIITDGVLTDIEETMDALVRASDLPLSILIVGVGNADFKQMEVLDADDGCRLESSTGRVATRDIVQFVPMREVHSGQISAVQALLEELPDQFLTYNRSRNIKPLHS
- the LOC105782404 gene encoding protein BONZAI 3 isoform X1, with amino-acid sequence MGGCVSGDLKGGKQAIGGVHGRPTMNNDAGYNEAIDHFFRVRDQSPLFTPIELSLSASNLRNLDILSKSDPMAVLYVKKMDGTLEELGRTEVILNCLNPTWIEKINVSYQFEIVQNLVFHVYDVDTKYYNMSVKALKLNEQDFLGEATCVLSEIVTKRNRSLTLNLHGKNGLGGSKNFGTLTVHAEESCLSRMAVEMKLRCSQLGNKDMFSKSDPFLRISRLTESGKYVPICKTEVINNNLNPVWRPLYLSMQQFGSKDNPLLIECFNFNSNGNHVLIGQLHKSVSELEKLHKERSGANLVFPTHRGQEKVLKGQLFVDQFIGKEQFSFLDYISSGFELNFMVAVDFTVSNGTPRNQDSLHYIDPSGRLNSYQKAIIEAGEVIQFYDSDRRFPAWGFGGRYGGTVSHCFNLNGTNAYEVEGVQGIMASYANALHTVTLAGPTLFGPVINTAAQLASQATSNDITKYFVLLIITDGVLTDIEETMDALVRASDLPLSILIVGVGNADFKQMEACHCIPEQSGIFELSIFAFLDRVLYLVVNDDKRKVFWSYYFCRFWMLMMDVDWRVQQVGLLHETLYNLFPCEKCIAGRFLLFRLYWKSYRISF